One window from the genome of Salmo salar chromosome ssa25, Ssal_v3.1, whole genome shotgun sequence encodes:
- the LOC106586384 gene encoding gamma-crystallin M3-like gives MMGKIIFYEDKNFQGRSYETSQDCPDMSSHLSRCHSCRVESGCFMVYDRPNYMGNQYFMRKGEYSDYQRMMGMNDCIRSSRMIPMHRGNFRMRIYERENFGGQMHEMMDDCDSIQDRYRMSDCQSCNVMDGHWLMYEQPHYKGRQMYMRPGEYRNFRDMGMGMGGMSGGMRFMSMRRIMDNMTM, from the exons ATGATGGGCAAG aTCATCTTCTACGAGGACAAGAACTTCCAGGGCCGTTCCTATGAGACCAGCCAGGACTGCCCTGACATGTCCTCCCACCTGAGCAGGTGCCACTCCTGCAGGGTTGAGAGTGGCTGCTTCATGGTCTACGATCGCCCCAACTACATGGGAAACCAGTACTTCATGAGGAAGGGAGAGTACTCAGACTACCAGCGTATGATGGGAATGAACGACTGCATCAGGTCCAGCCGCATGATCCCCATG CACCGTGGAAACTTCAGGATGAGGATCTATGAGAGGGAGAACTTCGGAGGTCAGATGCACGAGATGATGGACGACTGTGACTCCATCCAGGATCGTTACCGTATGTCCGACTGCCAGTCTTGCAACGTGATGGACGGTCACTGGCTGATGTATGAGCAGCCCCATTACAAAGGGAGGCAGATGTACATGAGGCCTGGAGAGTATAGGAACTTCAGGGATATGGGCATGGGAATGGGAGGCATGAGCGGTGGCATGAGGTTCATGAGCATGAGGCGTATCATGGATAACATGACTATGTAA
- the LOC106586385 gene encoding gamma-crystallin M3-like has protein sequence MMGKIIFYEDRNFQGRSYETSSDCPELTSYLSRCHSCRVESGNFMVYDRPNFMGNQYFMRRGEYSDYMSMMGMNECIRSCRMIPMHCGNFRMRIYERENFGGQMHEMMDDCDSIQERYRMSDCQSCNVMDGHWLMYEQPHFRGRQMYMRPGEYRNFRDMGMGMGGMSGGMRFMSMRRIMDNMSM, from the exons ATGATGGGCAAG ATCATCTTCTACGAGGACAGGAACTTCCAGGGTCGTTCCTATGAGACCAGCTCCGATTGCCCTGAGCTGACCTCCTACCTGAGCAGGTGCCACTCCTGCAGGGTGGAGAGCGGCAACTTCATGGTATACGATCGCCCCAACTTCATGGGAAACCAGTACTTCATGAGAAGGGGAGAGTACTCCGACTACATGAGCATGATGGGAATGAATGAGTGCATCAGGTCCTGCCGCATGATCCCCATG CACTGTGGAAACTTCAGGATGAGGATCTACGAGAGGGAGAACTTCGGAGGTCAGATGCACGAGATGATGGACGACTGTGACTCCATCCAGGAGCGTTACCGCATGTCTGACTGCCAGTCCTGCAACGTGATGGACGGCCACTGGCTGATGTATGAGCAGCCCCACTTCAGAGGCAGGCAGATGTACATGAGGCCTGGAGAGTACAGGAACTTCAGGGATATGGGCATGGGAATGGGAGGCATGAGCGGTGGCATGAGGTTCATGAGCATGAGACGTATCATGGACAACATGTCTATGTAA
- the LOC106586386 gene encoding gamma-crystallin M3-like, which produces MGKIIFYEDRNFQGRSYECSSDCPDMSSYMSRCQSCRVQSGCFMVYERPNFMGNQFFLRRGEYSDYQSMMGMSDGIRSCRMIPMHRGNFRMRIYERENFGGQMMELMDDCDSIQDRYRMSDCQSCNVMDGHWLMFEQPHFRGRMMYMRPGECRGFREMGMSAMRFMSMRRIVDSCN; this is translated from the exons atggGCAAA ATCATCTTCTACGAGGACAGGAACTTCCAGGGCCGCTCTTATGAGTGCAGCTCTGACTGCCCTGACATGTCCTCCTACATGAGCAGGTGCCAATCCTGCAGGGTTCAGAGCGGCTGCTTCATGGTGTACGAGCGCCCCAACTTCATGGGAAACCAGTTCTTCCTGAGGAGGGGAGAGTACTCAGACTACCAGAGTATGATGGGAATGAGCGATGGTATCAGGTCCTGCCGCATGATCCCCATG CACAGAGGAAACTTCAGGATGAGGATCTACGAGAGGGAGAACTTCGGAGGTCAGATGATGGAGCTGATGGACGACTGTGACTCCATCCAGGATCGTTACCGCATGTCTGACTGCCAGTCCTGCAACGTGATGGACGGCCACTGGCTGATGTTCGAGCAGCCCCACTTCAGAGGCAGGATGATGTACATGAGGCCTGGAGAGTGCAGGGGCTTCAGAGAGATGGGTATGAGTGCCATGAGGTTCATGAGTATGAGGCGTATCGTGGATTCTTGTAATTAA